From the genome of Bacteroides sp. MSB163, one region includes:
- a CDS encoding TolC family protein has translation MRNVRRLTVITLCVASACVGSTTLRAQDAAPIASQELTASDAAPEAGTALPAEWDLQTCIDYALQHNITLKRNRISAESAEVDVKTAKAALFPSLSANISQRIVNRPNSESGTIISGDNITSSSSKTSYNGSYGIDANWTLYNGSKRLNTIKQQQLNNRIAELNVAESENSIEESIAQIYVQILYAAEAVKVNENTLAVSQAERDRGQQLLEAGSIAKSDLAQLDAQVSTDKYQLVTAQATLQDYKLQLKQLLELDGEKEMNLYLPSLGDENVLIPLPTKTDVYQAALTFRPEIESGKLNVKASDLDISIAKAGYIPTLSLSAGIGTTNANGNDFSFSEQVKNNWNNSLGLTVSIPIFTNRQTKSAVQKARLQKQTSELDLLDQQKTLYKTIESLWLDANSAQQQYVAAAEKLRSTQTSYDLIQEQFNLGMKNTVELLTEKNNLLNAQQETLQAKYMAILNAQLLRFYQGEGIQL, from the coding sequence ATGAGAAACGTAAGAAGATTGACAGTGATAACACTCTGCGTAGCAAGCGCCTGTGTCGGAAGCACGACACTGAGGGCACAGGACGCCGCTCCCATTGCATCGCAAGAGTTAACGGCATCCGATGCCGCTCCCGAAGCTGGCACAGCACTTCCCGCCGAGTGGGATTTGCAGACTTGCATCGACTATGCCTTGCAACACAACATCACCCTGAAGCGTAACCGTATCAGTGCGGAAAGCGCAGAAGTAGATGTAAAAACGGCCAAGGCCGCCCTTTTTCCCAGCCTCTCGGCAAATATCAGCCAGCGCATTGTGAACCGCCCGAACAGTGAAAGCGGTACCATCATCAGTGGCGACAACATCACCAGCAGTAGCAGTAAAACCTCGTACAACGGCAGTTATGGCATTGATGCCAACTGGACCCTTTACAACGGTAGCAAGCGTCTGAACACCATCAAGCAACAGCAACTAAACAATCGCATCGCCGAGCTCAACGTTGCCGAGAGTGAAAATTCCATCGAGGAAAGTATCGCGCAGATATACGTGCAGATACTCTATGCCGCCGAAGCTGTGAAAGTGAACGAAAATACACTTGCCGTCAGCCAGGCCGAACGTGACCGCGGGCAGCAATTGTTGGAAGCCGGAAGCATCGCCAAGAGCGACCTTGCGCAACTGGATGCGCAGGTCAGCACAGATAAATATCAGTTAGTGACGGCACAAGCCACCCTTCAGGACTACAAACTACAACTGAAACAACTACTTGAACTGGATGGTGAAAAGGAAATGAACCTCTATCTGCCCTCCCTGGGAGATGAGAATGTATTGATACCCCTACCCACCAAGACGGATGTGTATCAAGCCGCCCTCACTTTCCGCCCGGAGATAGAGTCGGGCAAACTGAATGTGAAGGCATCCGACCTTGACATCAGCATCGCTAAAGCGGGATATATTCCGACATTAAGCCTCAGCGCAGGTATCGGTACAACGAATGCCAACGGCAACGACTTTTCCTTCTCCGAACAGGTAAAGAATAATTGGAACAACTCACTGGGACTGACCGTAAGTATCCCCATCTTCACCAACCGTCAGACCAAGAGTGCCGTGCAAAAGGCCCGTCTGCAAAAGCAGACCAGTGAACTGGACTTGCTGGATCAGCAGAAGACTTTATACAAGACCATAGAAAGCCTCTGGCTGGATGCCAACAGTGCACAGCAGCAATATGTTGCCGCTGCCGAGAAATTGCGCAGCACGCAGACCAGTTACGATCTGATTCAGGAACAATTCAACCTAGGCATGAAGAATACCGTGGAACTGCTGACTGAGAAGAATAATCTGCTCAACGCACAGCAGGAAACACTGCAAGCCAAGTACATGGCAATACTGAATGCGCAGTTGCTCCGCTTCTACCAGGGCGAAGGCATACAGTTGTAA
- a CDS encoding efflux RND transporter periplasmic adaptor subunit encodes MSKKKIISLAVGVIIVAGIAIWTFGGQAKKRKVVYETATVDRANISNSVTATGTIEPVTEVEVGTQVSGIIDRLYADYNSVVTKGQLIAEMDKVTLQSELASQKATYNGAKAEYEYQQKNYERNKGLHEKQLISDTDYEQSLYNYQKAKSAFDSCKASLAKAERNLSYATITSPIDGVVISRDVEEGQTVASGFETPTLFTIAADLTQMQVVADVDEADIGDVEEGQRVSFTVDAYPNDVFEGKVTQIRLGATSSSSSTTSTTTVVTYEVVISAHNPDLKLKPRLTANITIYTLDKQGVLSVPAKALRFTPAVPLVGANAVVKDCEGEHKVWTREGDTFTAHPVSIGISNGIVTEITGGINEGTQIVSDAVISTGAETTIAEGQGDGERSPFMPGPPGNNKKKNSK; translated from the coding sequence ATGAGTAAAAAGAAAATTATCAGCTTAGCGGTCGGAGTCATTATTGTAGCCGGCATAGCTATTTGGACATTTGGCGGACAAGCCAAAAAGCGGAAGGTGGTATATGAGACGGCCACCGTAGACCGCGCTAACATCTCCAATTCCGTGACGGCCACAGGCACTATCGAACCAGTGACCGAAGTGGAAGTAGGTACACAGGTCAGCGGTATCATCGATAGGCTGTACGCAGACTATAACTCAGTAGTAACCAAGGGGCAGCTCATTGCCGAAATGGACAAAGTAACCCTGCAAAGCGAATTAGCATCGCAAAAGGCTACTTACAACGGTGCCAAAGCCGAATATGAATATCAGCAGAAGAATTACGAGCGTAACAAAGGATTGCATGAGAAACAACTCATCAGTGATACGGATTACGAGCAAAGTCTTTATAACTACCAGAAAGCAAAGAGCGCCTTCGACAGCTGTAAAGCATCTTTGGCCAAAGCAGAGCGCAATCTGTCCTATGCAACCATCACCTCTCCTATCGATGGCGTTGTCATCAGCCGCGACGTGGAAGAGGGACAGACAGTAGCTTCCGGCTTCGAAACCCCGACCCTCTTCACCATCGCTGCCGACCTGACACAGATGCAGGTAGTAGCTGACGTAGATGAAGCCGATATAGGCGATGTAGAAGAAGGACAGCGTGTAAGTTTCACGGTAGACGCTTATCCGAATGATGTGTTTGAAGGAAAAGTGACACAGATTCGCCTGGGAGCCACAAGCAGTTCAAGCAGCACCACTTCCACCACTACGGTAGTTACTTATGAAGTAGTCATCTCCGCCCACAATCCGGACTTGAAGCTGAAACCGAGACTGACGGCAAACATCACTATCTACACGCTGGATAAACAAGGAGTACTGAGCGTTCCGGCAAAAGCGCTGCGCTTTACGCCTGCCGTTCCACTGGTAGGAGCGAATGCAGTGGTTAAAGATTGCGAAGGTGAACATAAAGTCTGGACTCGTGAAGGTGACACATTCACTGCACATCCGGTCAGCATAGGTATCTCTAACGGAATCGTCACCGAAATTACAGGCGGTATCAACGAAGGTACACAGATAGTATCCGATGCGGTGATTAGCACAGGTGCCGAAACCACTATAGCCGAAGGACAGGGAGATGGCGAAAGAAGTCCTTTCATGCCGGGCCCTCCGGGAAATAATAAGAAAAAGAATAGTAAATGA
- a CDS encoding cytochrome ubiquinol oxidase subunit I translates to MLEHIDTSLIDWSRAQFALTAIYHWIFVPLTLGLAVIMGIMETMYYRTGDEFWKRTAKFWMKLFGINFAIGVATGLILEFEFGTNWSNYSWFVGDIFGAPLAIEGILAFFMEATFIAVMFFGWDKVSKKFHLASTWLTGLGATISAWWILVANAWMQNPVGMEFNPDTVRNEMVDFWAVALSPTAVNKFFHTVLSGWVLGAVFVVGVACWFLLKKRNRKFALSSIKIAAWVGLVSALLSAWTGDGSGYQVAQTQPMKLAAMEGYYEGQQGAGLVAIGMLNPEKKTYNDGQDPFLFRIEIPKMLSLLAERKLDGFVPGITDLIEGGYQLKDGTQALSAEEKIERGKTAIGALAAYRAAQAADNDAEAVEAAKVLKENVAYFGYGYIKDVNDLVPNVPLTFYAFRVMVMLGGYFILFFIVVLFLAYKRDLSKMKWMHWVALLTIPLGYLAGQAGWVVAECGRQPWAIQDMLPVNAAISKLDVGSVQTTFFIFLVLFTVMLIAEIGILLKAIKKGPEIED, encoded by the coding sequence ATGCTTGAACACATCGACACTTCTCTGATTGACTGGTCGAGGGCACAATTTGCACTGACCGCTATTTATCATTGGATTTTTGTGCCGCTCACACTGGGGCTGGCAGTCATCATGGGTATCATGGAGACTATGTATTATCGTACGGGTGATGAGTTTTGGAAACGCACCGCCAAGTTTTGGATGAAACTATTCGGTATCAACTTTGCCATAGGCGTGGCGACGGGACTGATTCTGGAGTTTGAGTTCGGAACCAACTGGAGCAATTACAGTTGGTTTGTGGGCGATATCTTCGGGGCACCGCTTGCTATCGAAGGCATTCTGGCCTTCTTTATGGAGGCTACTTTCATTGCGGTCATGTTCTTTGGCTGGGACAAGGTGAGCAAGAAGTTTCACCTGGCATCTACCTGGCTGACGGGACTTGGTGCTACGATTTCGGCCTGGTGGATACTTGTGGCAAATGCATGGATGCAAAATCCGGTGGGGATGGAGTTCAATCCGGATACAGTGAGAAATGAGATGGTGGACTTTTGGGCAGTGGCATTGTCGCCTACGGCGGTGAATAAGTTTTTCCATACGGTGTTGTCCGGCTGGGTGCTGGGTGCCGTGTTTGTGGTAGGTGTGGCGTGCTGGTTTCTGCTGAAGAAGCGGAATAGGAAGTTCGCATTGTCCAGCATAAAGATAGCTGCTTGGGTAGGTTTGGTTTCGGCCCTGCTCTCTGCATGGACAGGAGACGGTTCGGGCTATCAGGTGGCACAGACGCAGCCGATGAAGTTGGCTGCCATGGAAGGATATTATGAGGGGCAGCAGGGGGCCGGATTGGTTGCCATCGGTATGCTGAATCCTGAAAAAAAGACTTATAATGACGGACAGGATCCTTTCCTGTTCAGAATAGAGATACCAAAGATGCTTTCGTTACTGGCGGAAAGGAAGTTGGATGGATTCGTACCCGGTATCACGGATCTTATTGAGGGTGGCTATCAGTTGAAGGATGGAACGCAGGCACTTTCTGCCGAGGAGAAGATAGAACGCGGGAAAACAGCGATTGGTGCGCTGGCTGCTTATCGTGCTGCACAGGCTGCGGATAACGATGCCGAAGCTGTGGAAGCTGCCAAGGTGTTGAAGGAAAATGTAGCTTATTTTGGTTATGGATATATTAAGGATGTAAATGACCTGGTGCCCAATGTGCCACTGACATTCTATGCATTTCGCGTGATGGTGATGTTGGGCGGATACTTTATATTATTCTTTATAGTTGTATTGTTCCTGGCATACAAGCGGGATTTGTCAAAAATGAAATGGATGCACTGGGTAGCTCTGTTGACTATTCCATTGGGCTATCTGGCCGGACAAGCCGGATGGGTGGTTGCCGAATGTGGGCGTCAGCCATGGGCCATACAGGATATGCTGCCTGTAAATGCAGCTATCTCAAAGTTGGATGTCGGCTCCGTGCAGACAACATTCTTCATCTTCCTGGTATTGTTTACCGTCATGCTGATAGCCGAAATCGGTATCTTGCTGAAAGCGATAAAGAAAGGACCGGAAATTGAGGATTGA
- a CDS encoding ABC transporter ATP-binding protein → MSKTVIELQNIRRDFQVGEETVHALRGVSFSITEGEFVTIMGTSGSGKSTLLNTLGCLDTPTSGEYLLDGISVRAMSKPQRAILRNRKIGFVFQSYNLLAKTTAVENVELPLMYNASVSAAERRQRAIEALQAVGLGDRLEHKSNQMSGGQMQRVAIARALVNNPAVILADEATGNLDTRTSFEILVLFQKLHAEGRTIIFVTHNPEIAQYSSRNIRLRDGHVTEDTVNPKILSAAEALAALPKSDED, encoded by the coding sequence ATGAGCAAAACAGTTATAGAATTACAAAATATCCGGCGCGACTTTCAGGTGGGCGAAGAAACGGTCCATGCCCTGCGTGGCGTCTCCTTCTCCATCACTGAAGGGGAGTTCGTGACTATCATGGGTACGTCCGGCTCCGGTAAGTCAACGCTGCTGAACACCCTGGGCTGCCTCGATACTCCCACCAGCGGCGAATATCTGCTGGATGGCATATCCGTACGCGCCATGAGCAAACCTCAACGCGCCATCCTGCGGAACCGGAAGATCGGCTTTGTCTTCCAAAGCTACAATCTGCTGGCAAAGACCACTGCCGTAGAGAATGTGGAATTGCCCCTGATGTACAACGCCTCCGTCTCAGCAGCCGAACGCAGGCAACGCGCCATCGAAGCCCTGCAAGCCGTGGGGCTCGGCGACCGCCTGGAACATAAGTCGAACCAGATGTCCGGTGGACAGATGCAGCGTGTAGCCATCGCCCGTGCCCTGGTGAACAACCCTGCGGTAATCCTTGCCGATGAAGCAACAGGTAATCTGGATACACGTACTTCTTTTGAGATATTGGTTCTCTTCCAGAAACTGCATGCCGAAGGACGTACTATTATATTTGTCACCCACAATCCCGAAATAGCTCAGTACAGTAGCCGGAATATCCGTCTGCGCGACGGGCATGTGACGGAAGATACGGTGAACCCGAAAATCCTCTCAGCAGCAGAAGCTCTGGCAGCGCTGCCAAAAAGTGATGAAGATTGA
- a CDS encoding OmpA family protein: MKKIKISVLLLSGAILLGSCSTMNNTAKGGVIGGGSGAAAGAIIGGLIGKGKGAAIGAAVGAAVGTGAGVAIGHKMDKKAAEAAKIEGAQVEKVTDTNGLAAVKVTFESGILFGFNSSTLSNTSKSSLRELAQILKEDPTTDIAIVGHTDKVGTYEANMKVSKDRAYTVENYLQDCGVSPSQFKKVEGVGYNQYDDSMSASQNRRVDIYMYASEQMIKNAEAGK, encoded by the coding sequence ATGAAAAAGATTAAGATTAGTGTACTGCTATTGAGCGGTGCTATATTATTGGGAAGTTGCAGCACAATGAATAACACTGCCAAAGGTGGTGTGATAGGTGGTGGATCGGGCGCTGCTGCCGGTGCCATTATCGGTGGATTGATCGGTAAAGGTAAGGGTGCGGCTATCGGTGCAGCGGTAGGTGCAGCAGTAGGTACGGGTGCAGGTGTTGCCATCGGTCATAAGATGGATAAGAAGGCCGCCGAAGCTGCCAAAATTGAAGGCGCACAGGTAGAGAAAGTAACAGATACCAATGGTCTAGCCGCTGTAAAGGTGACTTTTGAATCAGGTATCCTGTTTGGTTTCAATTCATCTACATTGAGCAATACTTCCAAGTCTTCTCTGCGTGAACTGGCCCAGATATTGAAAGAAGACCCTACAACAGATATTGCAATCGTAGGCCATACGGATAAAGTAGGTACGTATGAAGCTAACATGAAGGTTTCAAAAGACCGTGCATATACCGTAGAGAATTATCTGCAAGATTGCGGTGTGTCTCCTTCACAGTTCAAGAAGGTGGAAGGCGTAGGCTACAATCAGTATGACGACAGCATGTCAGCCAGCCAGAATCGCCGCGTAGATATTTACATGTACGCCAGCGAGCAGATGATTAAGAATGCAGAAGCAGGCAAGTAA
- a CDS encoding DUF5103 domain-containing protein yields the protein MKKVLSLFLICIICCGVHAQRTEVYNQHIHTVQVIANNDYMSPAVIRLGENETVEISFDHLTHDYHRYQYILTHCNADWTPSDLSETEYLDGFNDNPIEDHDISVNTTLPYTHYRLTLPNDQVQLKLSGNYRLTVYDDAEGKNKPAFTTCFRVLQKEVNVSAQVSSDTEIDRNKTHQQVSFSIQYKGYPIRNPQNEVKVHVLQDNRTDNRVTNLHPSYIGPDQLRYEHNRALIFPAGNEYRRFEMVSTRYASQGVESIRYHAPYYHVTLRPDEPRLLNYSYDQDQNGRFVIRYDEAVDNATEADYFFVHFSLLWENPLTEGNFYLQGAFTYDNFNEESRLKYNAETHAYECTQLLKQGAYNYQYLYVAPGTTAGSTAQAEGNFYETENEYLILVYHRAFGERYDRLIGMQQVHYK from the coding sequence ATGAAAAAAGTCTTGTCGCTATTCTTGATTTGTATCATCTGTTGCGGGGTGCATGCCCAGCGTACGGAAGTTTATAATCAGCATATACATACGGTGCAGGTCATTGCCAACAATGATTATATGTCTCCTGCCGTCATCCGGCTGGGAGAGAATGAAACTGTAGAAATATCTTTCGACCACCTGACTCACGATTACCACCGCTACCAGTACATCCTCACGCACTGCAATGCGGACTGGACACCTTCGGATCTTTCCGAAACAGAATATCTGGATGGTTTCAATGACAATCCGATAGAAGATCACGATATTTCCGTCAATACTACCCTGCCCTACACGCATTACCGTCTGACACTTCCTAACGACCAGGTACAACTGAAACTTTCGGGTAACTACCGTCTGACGGTTTATGACGATGCTGAGGGAAAGAATAAGCCGGCTTTCACTACCTGCTTCCGGGTATTGCAAAAGGAGGTGAACGTATCGGCACAAGTCAGCAGTGACACTGAGATAGACCGGAATAAAACGCACCAGCAGGTGAGTTTTAGCATTCAGTATAAAGGATATCCTATCCGCAATCCGCAGAATGAAGTCAAAGTACACGTCTTACAGGATAATCGTACGGATAACCGGGTAACGAATCTGCATCCTTCCTATATTGGTCCCGATCAGCTACGTTACGAACATAACCGGGCCTTGATATTTCCTGCGGGAAACGAGTACCGGCGTTTTGAAATGGTGAGTACCCGCTATGCTTCGCAAGGTGTGGAGAGTATTCGCTATCATGCTCCTTACTATCATGTCACACTCCGCCCGGACGAGCCTCGCTTACTAAACTACAGTTACGATCAAGATCAGAACGGACGCTTCGTAATACGATATGACGAGGCGGTAGATAATGCTACTGAAGCAGATTACTTCTTCGTTCATTTCTCTCTGCTATGGGAGAACCCGCTAACTGAAGGGAACTTCTATCTGCAAGGAGCTTTTACTTATGATAATTTTAATGAAGAGAGTCGGTTGAAGTATAATGCAGAAACGCATGCTTATGAATGCACGCAATTACTGAAACAGGGAGCGTATAATTATCAATACTTATATGTGGCTCCCGGCACCACCGCAGGAAGTACTGCACAGGCAGAGGGGAATTTCTATGAGACAGAGAATGAATATCTGATCCTTGTTTACCACCGGGCCTTTGGAGAAAGATACGACAGGCTGATCGGGATGCAACAGGTACATTATAAATAG
- the mtgA gene encoding monofunctional biosynthetic peptidoglycan transglycosylase: protein MSIKKVLRIVRNLILFFFISTILAVVLYRFIPVYTTPLMVIRSTQQLFKGEKPVWHHTWVSFDKISPHLPMAVIASEDNRFATHNGFDFEEIKKAMKENETRKRKRGASTISQQTAKNVFLWPQSSWVRKGFEVYFTWLIELCWSKERIMEVYLNSIEMGQGIYGAEATAKYKFHTTAAKLTAGQCALIAATLPNPIRFDSAHPSAYILRRQSQILRLMKLVPKFPPVEKKEVKKQKSEKRKKK from the coding sequence ATGAGTATAAAGAAAGTCTTGCGGATAGTCCGCAACCTGATACTCTTTTTCTTTATTTCCACTATTCTGGCAGTGGTGCTGTATCGCTTTATCCCTGTTTACACCACTCCCCTCATGGTAATCCGCAGCACCCAGCAACTCTTCAAAGGCGAAAAGCCGGTATGGCATCATACTTGGGTTTCTTTCGATAAGATCTCCCCTCATTTGCCGATGGCAGTTATCGCTTCGGAAGATAATCGCTTTGCCACCCACAACGGCTTCGATTTCGAAGAGATAAAAAAAGCCATGAAAGAGAATGAAACCCGCAAACGGAAACGGGGTGCCAGTACTATTAGCCAACAGACCGCAAAGAATGTATTCCTTTGGCCGCAATCCTCATGGGTACGAAAGGGATTCGAGGTTTATTTCACCTGGTTGATAGAACTATGCTGGTCGAAAGAACGGATTATGGAAGTTTATCTCAACTCCATCGAAATGGGACAAGGTATTTATGGAGCAGAAGCTACCGCCAAATATAAGTTCCATACCACTGCCGCCAAACTGACTGCGGGACAATGTGCATTGATAGCGGCAACACTCCCCAATCCGATACGTTTTGATTCGGCGCATCCGTCAGCTTACATTCTGCGGAGACAATCGCAAATCCTGAGATTGATGAAATTGGTTCCCAAATTCCCTCCGGTAGAAAAGAAAGAAGTCAAGAAGCAGAAAAGTGAGAAGAGGAAAAAGAAATAA
- a CDS encoding DUF4492 domain-containing protein: MKNTVLKIWRFYVDGFRGMTLGRTLWFIILVKLFIMFFILRLFFFPNYLNTPAVGGDKEEYVGRELIHRAIGDPP, encoded by the coding sequence ATGAAGAATACAGTCCTGAAAATCTGGCGTTTTTACGTCGATGGTTTCCGAGGTATGACACTTGGGAGAACTTTATGGTTCATTATTCTGGTGAAACTCTTCATCATGTTCTTCATATTGCGCCTTTTCTTCTTTCCTAATTATCTGAATACGCCGGCCGTAGGCGGAGATAAAGAAGAGTATGTGGGCAGGGAGCTCATTCATCGTGCTATTGGTGATCCGCCTTGA
- a CDS encoding cytochrome d ubiquinol oxidase subunit II, with protein MTYVFLQQYWWFVVSLLGALLVFLLFVQGGNSLIFCLGKTEEHKKMMINSTGRKWEFTFTTLVTFGGAFFASFPLFYSTSFGGAYWLWMIILFSFVLQAVSYEFQSKAGNLLGKNTYRTFLVINGVIGPVLLGGAVATFFTGSEFYIAKGNMTNTVMPVISHWANGWHGLDALTNPWNVVLGLAVFFLARILGALYFINNIDDKDLVARSRRSLIGNSVLFLVFFLSFVIRTLLADGYAVNPETGEVFMEPYKYLTNFIEMPLVLVLFLIGVVLVLFGIGKSLLKTKFDKGIWFTGIGTVLAVLALLLVAGYNNTAYYPSTNDLQSSLTLANSCSSQFTLRVMFYVSFLVPFVLAYIFYAWRSIDIHKISEKEMKDGGHAY; from the coding sequence ATGACCTACGTTTTTCTACAACAATATTGGTGGTTCGTGGTATCATTGCTGGGAGCCCTTCTTGTATTCCTGCTGTTTGTGCAGGGTGGTAATTCGCTTATTTTCTGTCTGGGCAAGACGGAAGAGCACAAGAAAATGATGATTAACTCTACCGGGCGGAAGTGGGAGTTTACGTTCACTACGCTGGTAACGTTTGGTGGTGCGTTCTTTGCATCTTTCCCATTGTTTTATAGCACGAGTTTTGGTGGTGCGTACTGGCTTTGGATGATTATTCTGTTCAGCTTTGTGTTGCAGGCTGTCAGCTATGAGTTCCAGAGCAAGGCGGGAAATCTGCTGGGAAAGAATACATACCGTACATTCTTGGTGATTAATGGAGTAATAGGTCCGGTGTTGCTGGGCGGTGCGGTGGCTACGTTTTTCACCGGTTCGGAGTTTTATATCGCTAAGGGGAATATGACGAATACGGTGATGCCGGTTATCAGTCATTGGGCAAATGGTTGGCATGGTCTGGATGCGTTGACTAATCCATGGAATGTAGTGCTTGGGTTGGCGGTGTTCTTTCTGGCTCGTATTCTGGGGGCTCTTTACTTTATTAATAATATTGATGATAAAGATCTGGTGGCACGTAGCCGCCGTTCGTTGATAGGTAATTCCGTGTTGTTCCTGGTGTTCTTCCTGTCGTTTGTTATCCGTACGCTGTTGGCAGATGGATATGCGGTGAATCCGGAGACGGGCGAAGTCTTTATGGAACCGTATAAGTATCTGACGAACTTTATCGAAATGCCGCTGGTATTGGTGCTGTTCCTGATAGGAGTGGTACTGGTGTTGTTCGGTATAGGAAAGAGTTTGTTGAAGACAAAGTTTGATAAAGGTATCTGGTTTACGGGCATAGGTACAGTGTTGGCAGTACTTGCATTGTTGCTGGTTGCAGGATATAATAATACGGCTTATTATCCTTCTACCAATGATTTGCAGAGTTCACTGACGTTGGCAAACAGTTGCTCCAGCCAGTTTACACTGAGGGTAATGTTCTATGTTTCCTTCCTGGTTCCGTTTGTTCTTGCGTATATCTTCTATGCTTGGAGAAGTATTGATATACATAAGATTAGTGAAAAGGAAATGAAAGATGGAGGACATGCGTATTAG
- a CDS encoding ABC transporter permease yields the protein MNGTNLFKIALRALANNKLRAFLTMLGIIIGVASVITMLAIGQGSKKSIQAQIAEMGSNMIMIHPGGDMRGGVRQDASSMQTLKLTDYEALRDETNFLAAVSPNVSSSGQLIAGNNNYPASVNGVGTEYLEIRQLSVESGEMFTEADILSAAKVCIIGKTIVDNLFPDGQDPIGHIIRFNQVPLRVVGVLKAKGYNSMGMDQDEIVLAPYTTVMKRMLAVTYLQGVFASALSEDMTDYAMDEITTILRRNHKLKESDDDDFTIRSQQELSTMLNSTTDLMTTLLACIAGISLVVGGIGIMNIMYVSVTERTREIGLRMSVGARGVDILSQFLIEAILISITGGIIGVVIGCGASFIVKNVAHWPIYIQAWSVFLSFAVCTITGVFFGWYPAKKAADLDPIEAIRYE from the coding sequence ATGAACGGAACAAACCTTTTCAAAATAGCCCTCCGCGCCCTTGCCAACAATAAGCTTCGCGCCTTCCTCACCATGCTGGGTATCATCATCGGTGTGGCGTCCGTCATCACCATGCTCGCCATCGGGCAAGGCTCGAAGAAAAGTATTCAGGCACAGATCGCGGAAATGGGTTCGAATATGATTATGATTCATCCGGGCGGTGATATGCGTGGCGGTGTCCGTCAGGATGCCTCGTCCATGCAGACACTGAAGCTGACCGATTACGAAGCCCTGCGGGATGAAACCAACTTCCTGGCAGCCGTCAGCCCCAATGTATCGTCCAGCGGACAACTCATTGCAGGAAATAATAACTATCCTGCCTCTGTAAATGGTGTAGGCACCGAATATCTCGAAATCCGTCAGTTGAGCGTGGAGAGTGGCGAGATGTTTACCGAAGCGGACATTCTGAGTGCCGCCAAAGTCTGCATCATTGGTAAAACCATTGTGGACAATCTCTTCCCGGACGGACAGGACCCTATCGGACATATCATCCGTTTCAACCAGGTGCCCCTGCGCGTAGTGGGTGTACTTAAAGCCAAAGGCTACAACTCCATGGGTATGGACCAGGACGAAATCGTACTGGCACCTTATACCACGGTAATGAAACGTATGCTTGCCGTCACATACTTGCAAGGTGTCTTCGCCTCTGCCCTCTCCGAGGATATGACGGATTATGCAATGGATGAAATCACCACCATCCTGCGCCGTAACCATAAGTTGAAAGAGAGTGATGACGACGACTTCACCATTCGCAGTCAGCAGGAACTCAGCACCATGCTGAACTCCACTACCGATCTGATGACAACACTCCTGGCATGTATCGCCGGCATCTCCCTGGTAGTAGGTGGTATCGGTATCATGAACATCATGTACGTCAGCGTGACGGAACGTACCCGTGAAATCGGTCTGCGTATGTCTGTCGGTGCCCGTGGGGTGGATATTCTCTCGCAATTCCTGATCGAGGCCATCCTTATCAGTATCACAGGTGGTATCATCGGAGTCGTCATTGGCTGCGGAGCCTCATTCATTGTAAAGAACGTAGCCCACTGGCCTATCTACATCCAGGCATGGAGTGTATTCCTCTCCTTCGCAGTTTGTACAATCACCGGTGTATTCTTCGGCTGGTATCCGGCTAAGAAGGCGGCGGATCTGGACCCGATAGAGGCAATAAGATACGAGTAA